One part of the Flavobacterium johnsoniae UW101 genome encodes these proteins:
- a CDS encoding RNA polymerase sigma-70 factor, translated as MKNPEIFEQTYTDYWQKLNAFSYTMTQDKDLAQNIVQDVFIDLWERKDDLNINAIEPYLFRAVKNQIFKHYQNNRFDKTIMEDKFEDYIIDNFSTIDPEVTDLLYSLLDKLPEKRKEVLLMYKFQDMSIDQIADELGISKQTVKNQISSALKQLREGLKDLVWLAPIVFFKQNF; from the coding sequence ATGAAGAATCCTGAAATTTTTGAACAAACGTATACAGACTACTGGCAGAAACTCAATGCCTTTTCTTATACGATGACTCAGGATAAAGATTTGGCACAGAACATTGTTCAGGATGTATTTATTGATTTATGGGAACGAAAAGACGATTTAAACATCAATGCAATCGAACCATATTTATTCAGGGCTGTAAAAAATCAGATTTTTAAACATTACCAGAATAATCGTTTTGATAAGACGATTATGGAAGACAAATTTGAAGATTACATTATCGACAATTTTTCGACTATTGATCCAGAGGTAACAGATTTGCTTTATTCCTTATTAGACAAACTTCCCGAAAAAAGAAAAGAGGTTTTATTAATGTACAAATTCCAGGATATGTCAATTGACCAGATTGCAGATGAACTTGGAATTTCAAAACAAACGGTGAAAAACCAAATTTCATCGGCACTAAAACAATTGCGTGAAGGCTTGAAAGATCTGGTCTGGCTGGCTCCAATTGTATTTTTTAAACAAAATTTTTAA
- a CDS encoding FecR family protein, which yields MIKRIKHSLEYLIDKSSRNKTSQAEENLLTNFALSEYQNVKWNEALMGNSDEVSKNIYDGIQLRITKKKTISPYIKYMAAASILFLAGLGFFYKPTIAAEKQLAFKTSDTPKSIKLSDGSKIYLAANSSFLYPENFKGDERKVTLLKGNAFFEVTKDKKHPFIITSGEIKTRVVGTSFHIQMSKSKCEVIVVTGKVNVSSKGHSVDLVPNEEALFEAQKLTKQLADKSFLVNWYNTDVTLNQTTLKQVITILQYKYGVSFQYSNEQVLATPLTVFIKKDAALENVLEQINYITNLKFKVYGETVKVD from the coding sequence ATGATAAAAAGAATCAAACATAGTTTAGAATATTTAATTGATAAAAGTTCAAGAAATAAAACTTCACAAGCAGAAGAAAACCTGCTTACCAATTTTGCTTTAAGCGAATACCAAAATGTAAAATGGAATGAAGCTTTAATGGGAAATTCTGATGAAGTTTCTAAAAATATATACGATGGAATTCAGCTTCGAATTACAAAGAAGAAAACCATCAGTCCTTATATAAAATATATGGCAGCTGCCAGTATTCTTTTTCTAGCAGGTTTAGGATTTTTCTACAAACCCACAATTGCAGCCGAAAAGCAATTAGCATTTAAAACGTCAGATACCCCCAAATCTATCAAATTAAGTGACGGCTCGAAAATTTATCTGGCAGCAAACTCATCATTCCTGTATCCTGAAAATTTTAAAGGAGACGAAAGAAAAGTTACTCTTTTAAAAGGAAATGCCTTTTTTGAAGTAACTAAAGACAAAAAACACCCTTTTATCATTACTTCCGGTGAAATAAAAACGAGAGTTGTAGGAACTTCATTTCACATTCAAATGTCAAAATCAAAATGCGAAGTAATTGTCGTTACCGGAAAAGTAAATGTTAGTTCAAAAGGTCACAGCGTTGATTTAGTGCCAAATGAAGAAGCTTTATTCGAAGCTCAAAAACTAACCAAACAACTGGCAGATAAATCATTTTTGGTCAATTGGTACAATACCGATGTAACACTGAACCAGACTACGCTAAAACAAGTTATTACCATTTTACAATATAAATACGGAGTTTCATTTCAATATAGTAATGAGCAGGTATTAGCAACGCCGTTAACGGTATTCATTAAAAAAGACGCAGCATTAGAGAATGTTTTAGAACAAATAAATTATATCACCAACCTAAAATTCAAAGTTTATGGCGAAACAGTAAAAGTGGATTAA